TGACACGGCACTTGTGGCAGGCTGAATAGGTTCCGACAAGCTAATAAGTATAGAAGCCCCGGCCGGTTTTGCGTCCCAGCCAGCCGGCATCCACCATCTTGATGAGCAGCGGGCAGGGGCGGTATTTGGGATCGCCAAGGCCATCCTGCAGCACGCGCATGATGTCGAGGCAAACATCGAGGCCGATGAAGTCGGCAAGGGTGAGCGGCCCCATGGGATGCGCCATGCCCAGCTTGAACACTTCGTCTACCGCCTGCGGCGTGGCCACGCCCTCCATCACCGCGTACATCGCCTCGTTCAGCAGCGGCATGAGCACGCGATTGGAGACGAAGCCCGGGGCATCATTTACCTGCACTGGTACTTTGTCGAGCTTCTCGGCGAGGTCGCGAACCGTTTCGTAGGTCTCGTCCGAAGTAGCCAGGCCGCGAATGACCTCTACCAGTTTCATCACCGGCACGGGATTGAAGAAGTGCATGCCAATCACCTGCTGCGGGCGGCGGGTGAGCGCGCCGAGCTTGGTAATCGAAATTGACGAAGTGTTGGAGGCGAGAATGACATCGGGGCGGCACAGCGCGTCCAGGTCGCGGAAAAGCTGCGCCTTAATGTCGAATTTTTCGGTGGCGGCTTCGATCACGAAATCGCAGGTGGCGAGTTCACGGCGGTCAAGCACCGGACGGAGGCGCCCCAGCGCGGAAGTGCGGTCTCCGGCGGTGATTTTGTTTTTGGCTACTTCGCGTTCAAGATTCTTGCCGATGGTGTCGAGCGCGCGGTCCAGAAATCGTTGTTCCACGTCCGAGAGGATCACCTGGTAGCCGCCGCGGGCAAAGACATGCGCGATGCCATTGCCCATGGTGCCAGCGCCGACCACGCCGACTGTTTTGATCTCCATCAAGACCTCGCAGAACGGAAAAGTTTAGCAGGTGCGAGCGGTACGCGAGGGGCCCTGCCTTGTCGCCGAGACGCCGGCGCTACTAGGCAGCGGCCCGCTGGCTGGCTTTAGCGGCAACATCAAGGCGCGACTGGGCACGCGCCAGCGCATCCAGGGCACGCGGATAATCGGTGTTGGGATCGTTGCTGCTGAGGAGCTTTTGGGCACGATCACGGGCCTGCTGGGCGCGGGCCACGTCTATGTCCTCGCCCCGCTCAGCGCTTTCTGCCAGCACGGTGGTCTTGGTGGGAAGCACCTCAGCGAATCCCCAGGCGACCGCCAGCCGGTAGGTCTGGCCGTTGGCGACGTAGCTGAGTTCGCCGACCCCCAGTTCGGTGACCAAGGGGGCGTGGCCGGGGAGAATACCGAGATAGCCGTTCTTGCCTGGTATCTGCACCTGTTCGACCTTCTCGCGCACCACGAGGCGCTCAGGGGTGACGATGTCGAGATCGAGAGTATCGGCCATACTCTATGCGGCGGCGCCGGCACGCAGCTTCTTCGCCGTTTCTACAACCTCCTCGATGCTGCCCTTCATGTAGAAAGCCTGCTCGGGAATGTCGTCGTGCTTGCCTTCAAGAATCTCTTTGAAGCTTCTGACGGTATCCGCAATTTTCACGTAACGGCCCTGCAGGCCGGTAAACTGCTCGGCCACATGGAAGGGCTGAGAGAGGAATCGTTGGATCTTGCGGGCCCGCGTCACAGTAAGCTTCTGCTCCTCACTTAACTCGTCAATGCCCAGAATGGCGATGATGTCCTGCAAATCTTTATAGGTCTGCAGAATCTTCTTGACGCCCTGGGCGACGTCGTAGTGCTCCTGGCCGACGACGCGGGGATCGAGAATCCGCGAGGTCGAAGCCAGGGGATCGACGGCCGGATAAATTCCGATTTCAGTCAATGGCCGGGAGAGCACGGTGGTGGCGTCCAGGTGGGCAAAGGTCGTGGCGGGCGCCGGATCGGTGAGGTCGTCGGCGGGAACGTAGATTGCCTGCACCGAGGTGACAGAACCACGTTTGGTCGAGGTGATGCGCTCCTGCAACTCGCCCATTTCGGTAGCCAGGTTGGGTTGATACCCGACGGCGCTGGGCATGCGGCCGAGCAGCGCCGAAACTTCTGAGCCAGCCTGGGTAAAGCGGAAAATATTGTCGATAAATAACAGAGTGTCGGCGCCTCCGACATCGCGGAACCATTCCGCCACAGTCAACGCGGTCAGCGCCACACGCAGGCGGGCGCCGGGAGGCTCGGTCATCTGGCCATAAATAAGGGCGGCCTTGGAATTTTTAGGATCACCTGGCTTGATGACGCCGGACTCTGACATTTCCAGCCAAAGGTCATTGCCTTCGCGAGTGCGCTCACCGACCCCGGCGAAAACCGAGTAGCCGCCATGTTGCTTGGCGACGTTGTTGATCAGCTCCATGATGACAACCGTCTTGCCCACACCCGCGCCACCAAACAGGCCAATCTTTCCGCCCTTCAGAAATGGCTGAATGAGGTCAATGACCTTCACACCGGTTTCGAACATCTCCGCGGTTGTGGACTGTTCCGCGAAGGGGGGCGCCGGGCGGTGGATCGGCAGGCGCTCGGTGGCATCAATCGGCCCCAGCTGGTCCACAGGTTCCCCGATTACGTTCATCACTCTGCCGAGCGTGCCAGGGCCGACGGGCACCGAGATGGGGCCGCCGAGGTCAATGGCTTTCATGCCGCGGACCATGCCGTCCGTGGGCTGCATGGCGACACAACGCACGCGACCTTCGCCGAGGTGCTGTTGCACTTCCAGGATGACGTCAATTGGGGTGGGAACCTTGTATCCATCGCTGACCACGCGAATGGCCTGAAAAATGAGGGGCAGGGCGGTCTCGCTGAATTGCGCGTCCACCGCCGGGCCAGAAATTTGTATTACGTGTCCGATGTTTTCCATAGAAGTCGACGAACTCGAAACTCGAAAAAAATTACCTCACAAAGCGGCGGCGCCGCTCACAATTTCAATGATCTCGCGCGTAATCTTCGCCTGACGAATACGGTTCATGCTCAGAGTCAGAGCGTCAATCATCTCGGAAGCGTTGTTACTGGCGGCATCCATTGCGGTCATGCGAGCTGCATGCTCAGCTGCTACAGACTCCAGCAAGGCACGATACACCCCAATGGCTACATACCTGGGGAGCAGATCGCTAAAGATTTCCGCCGGAGACTGCTCGTAAATGTAGTCCACAGGCGAAGCAGCGAAGGCGGCAGCAAGCTCATCAATCTCGCGAGTGTCAGCTTCGGTAAGGCTGACGCCGGCAGAGGCGGCGGCCTTGGCCATGCGTTCCTTTTCTTTGAGCGCCATTTCCTCCGCCTGGAGAATAGGGGAAACGCCGATCTCCACGATCGGCAGAATTTGCGAAATCACTACCCGTTGCGCAACCACCGACTTGAATTCGTTATAGAGCAAGTACACGGAGTCAATCTCTTCGCGCGAGTAACGGACCACGATGGTGTCAGCCAGGGCTTCGGCTTGGGCAAACTGCAGGCGCCCGAGAATACCGATATGCTCGCCCACGATCTGCACCGGGCCGGAGCGGCTGGTGGCGCGGGGCGGAGGCTGCAAACGCTCTTCTTCTTCGGTGACGGGAGTCTCCTGCACCGGGGCGGCGGGAAAGCGGCGTCGCAGGAAATCGCGTCCCTTGCGGCCTACTGCCTCTATGTCCAGGTTCTTGCCCGACTTTGACTGGATAAAAGTCATTGCTGCTTTAAGGATATTGGTATTGAAGGCGCCCGCCAGACCCTTGTCACCGGTCACAACCACAAATAAAACGTTGTTCTCCGGTCTCTGGGCGAGCAGCGGGTGCTTGGGCTGGCCGGTTTCAGGATCTACAACGTCGGTCCGGAGCACCAGCGACTTGAGCACGTTGGTCAACATTTGCGCGTAGGGGCGGCTGGAAAGAGCACGGTCCTGGGCGCGGCGCAGCCGCGCGGCCGAAATCATCTTCATGGCGCGCGTGATCTGCCGCGTGTTCTTCACGCTGCGTATGCGACGACGGATATCGAGAAGGCCGGCCATGAAATTCTATCTCGCCTTAGCGGTTGTCTCTGCTGGTTTAGCCTGGGTTGCGCTTTCTTCCTGGCGTTCTGTCAGGAAGCGCTCCTTGGCTTCTCTGATGACATCGGTGATTTGGGACTTGAGCTGATCATCAAGCGCCTTCTTTTGCATGATGGTGTCGAGAAGCTGGGGATGCATCGTGTCCACGTAGGCATAGAGAGACTTCTCAAACGGACGAATGTCTTCGACCTTGAGCTCATCCAGCAGGCCGTTCGTGCCGGCAAAAATAATCAGGATTTGCTTGGAGAACGGCAGCGGAGAGTACTGATCCTGCTTAATGACCTCCACCAACCGCTCACCGCGAGCTAATTGGGCTTGCGTAGCTTTGTCGAGATCGCTGCCGAATTGGGCGAACGCGGCCAGATCGCGGTATTGCGCCAGTTCGAGTTTCAGTGTAGCGCCCACCTGCTTGATGGCTTTAATGGCGGCAGAGAAACCGACGCGGCTTACCGATAAGCCGACGTTGACGGCTGGACGCACACCACTGTTGAACAAGTCCGTTTCAAGATAAATTTGGCCATCGGTGATCGAGATGACGTTGGTCGGGATGTACGCCGAGACGTCGCCCGCTTGGGTTTCAATAATTGGCAGGGCGGTCAACGAACCGGCGCCCTTAGCGTTGCTGAGCTTGGCGGCGCGTTCCAGCAGACGCGAGTGCAGATAGAAGACGTCACCGGGATAAGCCTCGCGGCCGGGCGGACGGCGCAGTAGGAGAGAAATCTCACGATAAGAAGCCGCGTGCTTGGAAAGGTCGTCAAACACCACCAGGGCGTGTCGCTTGGAATCGCGGAAATATTCACCCATGGCACAGGCGGCATACGGAGCGATGTACTGCATGGGAGCAGGCTCGGAAGCTGAGGCGGCCACCACGATGGTGTAGTCCATTGCTCCGAGGTCGGTGAGTGTTTTGACCACCTGCGCGATGGAGGAGCGCTTCTGGCCGATGGCGCAGTAAATACAGATCAGGTCTCCGCCTTTGTTGTTGATGATGGTGTCAATGGCAATGGCGGTCTTGCCGGTCTGGCGGTCGCCGATGATCAGCTCGCGCTGGCCGCGGCCGATAGGAATCATGCTGTCAATCGCCTTGATGCCGGTGGCCATGGGCTCACGCACCGGTTGGCGATCAATGACGCCGGGAGCAATGCGCTCCACAGGAATAAACTGATCGGTTGCGATGGGCCCTTTGTCGTCAATCGGCTGCCCGAGAGCATCTACGACCCGACCGACCAGCGCGTTGCCGACGGGCACGCTGATGATGCGGCCGGTACGCTTGACCTCATCGCCTTCCTTAATTTCGGTGTATTCACCGAGAAGCACTACGCCGACCTGGTCTTCTTCCAGATTCATGGCGATGCCGGAGACGTTGTGAGGAAAGCTCAAGAGCTCTCCGGCCATGACTTTGTCCAGACCGTACACGCGCGCGATACCGTCGCCAATGGAGATGACGGTGCCAACTTCATCTACAGCAATTCTGGACTCGTAATTTTCGATCTGCTCGCGGATGAGCTGGGTGATTTCGTCAGCTTTAATTTGAGCCATTTATAAGTTCTCAGGTGCTCGTTCTCAGTTCACGTGCTCGGCAGGTGTTATCAGAACCGGTCAGCCGGTACTTAGTTGTTCGCGAATCTTGTTCAGCTGGCCAAGAATGGAACCATCGTAAATCGTGCTACCCAGCTTGATGACTGCTCCACCAAGAATGCTGGTGTCGCGCTGATAGCGGGCGCGAACTTTTTTGCCAGTCAGCTTCTCAATCTGGGTTTCCAGCAGGCGCTTCTCATTGTCTCGCAAATCGCGGGCCGTGGTTATTTCCGCCTCTGCCAAATTGAGGCGCCGGTCGAGCTCGTGTCCAAAATGCCGAACGATCTCTCCCAACAGCGGGATACGGCCATGGTCAATCAGAACCGCCATGAAATTCCGCACAGTGCGTGAGAGGCGGCTGCGTGTTACCAGGGCATCCAGAACGGAATGCTTCTGCTCGGAAGAAAGCGCCGGGCTCTCCCACACCTCACGCAACTCCTTGCTTTGGGCGACCAGGCCAGCGATGAGTTCCAGCTCACCCCGGACCTTATCTGGATCCAACGGTTTGGCCTCGCCCCGACGGTCGAAGATTACATCAACCAGGGCGCGAGCGTAACGATTGCCGATAGCAGCCATTTAGCGGTGACCATCCTTGCGAACGTTGCGGGCAGCACTCGAATCGTCCGCCAATTGATCGGCAAAACTGCGGACAAGCGCCTGGTCGGTCGGAGCATCTACCCGAATCTGCTTTTGTGCGACCGAGACGGCAAGGCCCGCCGCATAAACTTTTAGATCGTGCTGGGCGAGCCGGACGGCAGCGGCGATCTCCTGCTCGGCGGCCGCGATAATCCTGCGTGTCTCCTCCGCGGCGGCGGTCTGGATTTTCTGTTCTTCCAGCGCGGTGGCATGTTCCGCTTCTTGGCGGATCGAAGCGATCTCGACATCTAAACGACTGAGGCGCGCTTCGATGGCAGCCAGACGGCTCTGGGCTTCCGCACTGGCGGCACGCGCTTCTTCAATCGCCTTCTGGATGTTTGCAGTGCGGGAGCGGAATATCTGTGGAACACTCGACCGCCAGAATTTGGCAACCAGCACGGCGATAATCACGAAGTTGAGGACGTACGCCAGCCAGTAGGCGGCATGCACGCTGATCCCGAGGCGGTGCGCCAACCACTGCACCGATCCGGACTCTTTGAACTGAGCGTTTTCGTCCCCGGCTTCGGCGGCCTTTCGCGAGGTCTCCGCGAGCTGTTGCTCGGAACCGGCCTCACCTGACTTCGGCTCCGCAGGAGAAGATTGCCCCATCGCAATAGTGGTCAGGACCAAGGTCAGCAACAAAATCGGCAGGAAGGAAAGACGAATTATGCGTTGGCCCCGGCCCCCGGTCATGAACGGCCACCGGCGAGTGGGCTGGGCGCGGTAGCAGCCGGACGCAGGATTGCCGCTATTATTTCGCGCGCCAGACGTTCGGCCTCGCTTTGCAGGCTGGTTTGTACGGACTCTTTCTCCTTTTCCAAGGCAGCGCGGGCCTGTTTCACTTGCTCCTGAGCGCGCGACCGGGCCTGGGCGATGGCCTCCACGTGCGCCTGCAGCGCCTGCTGTCGCCGAGCTTCCTGCGCTTTGAATACGGCAGAGCGGGCTTCCCGCAACCGTTGCTCGTATTCTGCGGCTTTGGCTTCGGCGGCTGCAATATCGGCGCGAGCACGCTCGATTGCGCCTTTGGTAAGGCTACGACGCTCATTGAGCACGCGCTGCAGTGGCTGATGCACCAGAAAACGATAGGCCGTTAAAACGATGAGCAGCAAAATTACCGTCGGTATCGCGCCGAGCAGTAATCCGCCTAATTGCCTTAGCGTTTCGTCCATTTCGTTAGGTTTACCGCCCAGACAGCCTGCGAATCAAAGAAGGGACTTAACTTGAAAAATTATCATCGTGTGAAAGGAAGTGTCAACGTAAGCAGGGAGCACTTGACTCAAGCAGAGAGGGATTAAGGTCTATCCAAGAGGGTGGGAAATATTGCCTCCAACACTTGACTTTCCCCTTGACAGGTTTACCATATTGATATCACCTCCGATCCAATTCAGGATCGAGTGGGCTGGGGGTCAAGGAAAGTCACCGCTTCTTGATCTCTGGCCCATTTAATTTTTGCAGCTACACACTAGTGGTCAGGCCGCACGAATTGCTTCAATTTTCTGACCAGCGATTCTGGCGCATCCGCCTCCAGTTCCACCAAACCATCGCGATAGTGACGTGAAAGAATGCGGGAGCGCGCCTCCAGCGCAGATAATATCTTGCCTTCGCTCTGCGGCACCTTCAGGAAGACGCGGCTGATAGGGTCATGGGCGAGGAGTTGGTCCATCCTGTCCAACAAGCTGGACAGGCCAATTCCTTTTAGCGCAGAAACGTGGACCATGTTGGGGCCGTCGCGCAGGGCCTCGCGCTCCCCAACCGGCAGCAGATCTATCTTGTTGACTACGTGCAGGCGGGGTTTGCCTTCGGCGCCCAGCTCCCGCAATACCAGTTCCACCTGTGCGTCCTGCTCGGGGGCGGTGAGGCTGCTGGCGTCAGAGACGTGCACAATCAGCTCAGCGCGCTGTACTTCCTCTAACGTGCCCCGAAAAGCGGAAACCAGGGTTGTGGGCAGGTTGCGAATGAATCCCACAGTGTCTGAGAGCAGCAGCTTGCGGCGCGATGGCAGGATCACCGGACGGATGGTGGGATCGAGCGTGGCGAACATCTTGGACGATTCCAGCACCCCGGCCTGGGTGAGGGCGTTGAAAAGCGTTGATTTTCCGGCGTTCGTGTATCCCACCAGCGCGACGGTGGCTACGGGAACCGATTCGCGGCGTTGCCGCTGCTGTGCACGCGTACGCCGGACATTTTCGATTTGCTGCTCAAGATGGCGGACACGCCGATAGATTTTGCGGCGGTCGGTCTCCAGCTGGGTCTCGCCCGGGCCGCGTGTCCCGATGCCGCCGCCCAACTGCGACATCTGAGCACCGCGTCCACTCAACCGCGGCAGCAAATACTTGAGCTGGGCCAGCTCCACCTGCAACTGCCCTTCCCGAGTGCGAGCATGGCGGGCAAAGATATCCAGGATGAGTTGGGTGCGATCTACCACACGGGTGGAAACCTCATCCTCGATATTGCGCTGCTGCGATGGCGTGAGCTCGTGGTCAAAGATGACGAGGTCAGCTGACGTGGAGGCGACAGCGCCAGCAACCTCCTGCAATTTCCCGCGGCCGATGAGGGTGGCAGGATCGGGCTGCTGGCGATGTTGTAGGAATTCACCCGTGACGGTGGCCCCGGCACTACTGGCAAGTTCCCGCAGTTCCGCAAGTGATTCTTCGGCTGTGAACCGGGGAACACTCGCAGGAGGCACGCTCGACTCAGACGGCGGAGCTGAGTGCGCAGCCCCCGAAACTACGCTGCGCGCCAGTTTCGCTTGTGGCGGAATGGGAGAGTTGGCAACCTTTTCCCGAGAACCATCGCCGGCACGACGACGCGGCGTGTAGTCGAGTCCCACAAGAAACGCCCGTTCGGTGGCGCCAGAACGTCCGCCGGAATTCTGCTCTTTCTGCGCAGCCGCGAACTTCTTTGCAAGACTGGATCCGGGCTTGGATCGCGAAGCAGGCAACCGAAACGACCTATCCTTCTGTTCCCGAGCTATTCAGCGCCGGCGCCACGGGAGCGTTGTGAGCTGGCTTGGCTTCAGCGGCGCGCTCGGGTCTTTCCAGTCGCCCATCAGCATGGGACTTGGCCATGACAACGGTCGAGATGGCATGCTTGAAGATAAGCTGCTCCTGGTTGCCGGTTTCAAGTACCACAGAATACTTGTCGAAGGAGCGAATGCGCCCCGCGAGCTTGACCCCGCTGAGGAGGTAAATGGTGATGGGGATTTTGTCCTTGCGGGCCGTGTTGAGAAACGAATCCTGGATGTTTTGCGCCGGCTTATTTTCCATCTGCCGATCTCCTTGTTGGAACTCGAAACGTCCGGTGCCGAAAAATTAGGCCAATCAAAAAAGAATTCAGGAACACTGCCCAGGCCGTTCTTGCAGCCTCAAGTTACGATACGGCGTCGGCAGAGAGTTTTCAACCGTTGGCGTTAAATTTAGGCCGGAACGGCTGTCCTGGCAGGGCACTTCAGGGATGGGGTATTTAAGGTAGGCTGTTATGCGAATTTTGATCTTCGCGGAGGCGCGATGCCACTACTGAACTTAGAGGTGCTCTCGGGGGTGACCTATCCCGGTTCCAATGCCACGGTGCTGATGGTCATGCGTTGGATCCACCTTTTGGCAGGAATCACCTGGATTGGACTGCTCTATTTTTTCAACCTGGTGAACGTTGACTTCGTAAAGGGACTGGACGCCAGTACTCGCGCCCTGGTGCTCCCGCGCCTGATGAGACGCTCAATGTGGTGGTTCCGCTGGAGCTCTGTGGTAACAGTGCTGATGGGCATAGGCTATTGGATGAATATCGTCACCGCGGATGCCCACAACGCCCAAGCCTCGCCGGGGCAGGCAATGTGGAGTTTCTTCCTGATATGGACGGCGGCATTCGCTGTCCAGAATGCGCTGGTGATGCCGGTTAAAGGCCCACTCAACAATGGCTGGGTGCTGGCCGTGCTCATGATCATCGTAGTGGGATCCGCCAGTTATCTTTATTTGCGGTTAAATGATCACGGCTGGGAGAGCAACCGCATGCTCTCCATCGGTATTGGCGGGGGAATCGGCTGGTTGCTGATGTTCAATGTGTGGGGAATTGTGTGGCGGGTAAATAAAAAGCTGATTCTTTGGACGGAGCAAAATCTGGCCAACGGTACGCCCATTCCGCAAAAAGCGGAGAAGTTGGCCCGCCAAGGTTTTTTGGTCTCGCGCATCAGCTTCTGGCTCACCTTTCCCCTGCTCTTCTTTATGGGGGCGGCAAGCCACTATCCGTTTCTGGGGAAGTGAGCGCCCGTCCTCGAAAGGCCAGGAAGTTAAGCTAGTTTTGTTATGCTGAGTTTGGCGGTTGTATCAATGTGGATCGCCTATCCTCATAATGCCCCAGAACTTTCCTGAAATTGACGAGCAGCTCACTTACATCAAGAAGGGTGCGGCGGAGATCATCCGCGAGGCAGAGCTGCGAGAAAAATTGGTGAAGTCCCGGACCATGGGGCAGCCGCTACGCGTCAAGGCGGGCTTCGACCCGACGGCCCCGGACCTGCATTTGGGTCACACTGTCTTGCTGCGCAAGCTAAAACATTTTCAGGACCTCGGGCATACGGTGATCTTTCTGATCGGCGACTTCACCGGGATGATTGGTGATCCCACCGGCCGCTCGGCGACCCGGCCCCCGCTGAGTCGCGCGGAGATTGACAAGAACGCCGAGACTTACAAGAAGCAAGTCTTCCGGATTCTCGACGAAGAAAAAACCGAGGTGCGCTTCAACAGTGAGTGGTTTAATAAATTTCGCGCTGAAGACTTCGTGCGCCTGGCCTCGCATTACACGGTTTCACAGTTGCTGGAACGAGAAGACTTTCACAAACGGTTCCAAGAGGAAAAACCCATAGCCATGCACGAACTGCTTTATGCGCTGGCCCAGGGGTACGACTCGGTAGCGCTCAAGGCCGACGTTGAACTCGGCGGCACCGATCAGAAATTCAATCTGCTGGTGGGCCGGGAAATTCAGCGTGCCTATGGTCAGCCCTCCCAAGTGGTGCTGACCACGCCAATCCTGGAAGGTTTGGATGGCGTGCAGAAAATGTCGAAGTCGTTGGGCAATGCTATTGGCATCAAGGAGCCGCCGCTAGAAATGTACGGAAAGATCATGTCCATTTCTGACGACATGATGTGGCGGTATTACGAGCTGCTGACGGACGTCTCCAGCGCGGAGATTGCGAAGATGCGGCAGCAGGTGGCAACCAACCAGGCGCATCCGATGAAGTTGAAGCAGGAATTGGCGTTCCGCATCGTGGCCGATTTCCATTCGGCGGATGCGGCGAAGCGCGCAGCGGAGGATTGGTCAAAGCAGTTCCAGAAAGACGAAGTGCCGGAACATGTGGAGCAGGTCAAAATCAATTTTTCAGATATTGCCGCCGGTACGGAGAATGCCGGCGCCATCAAGTTGGACAAGCTTTTGGCACGCTCCGGACTGGCCGACTCCATCAGCGATGGCCTGCGCAAGATCAAGCAGAAGGCCGTACGCGTGAATGGCGAGGTCAAGAGCGAACCAATTCTCCGCGTGCAGGTTCCCACGGAGCTTACCTTGCGAGTCGGCCGCACTATGCGGCGAGTTTCAATTTCGTAGCTGGACCTCTCCGCGATCCCGTAAATCTGGTACCCTGCGCGCGGTCATGATACGCGCGTCGGCGATTCTCGGCCCGGGAGCAAAGAAAAGCGATCTCGCGCAATTCCGCGGACCTGAAATCCAATTTACTGACGAACTGAAACAAGCCGACGCGGTGGTGGTACTCGGGGGCGATGGCACGGTTCACCGGCATCTGCCCGTGCTGGTCGAGGCGCAACGACCGGTGCTGGTTGTGCCGCATGGCAGCGGGAACGATTTTGCGCGCGCCCTCGGGATAGGCAGTCCACGGCAGGCGCTGGCAGTCTGGTCAGCATTTCAAGGAAATAAGGCGCGAGTACGGCGAGTTGATTTGGGTCAAATCCGCAGCGCAGATGACAAGCTTACGTACTTTTGTTGCGCAGGAGGCGCAGGGATTGACGCCCAGGCAGCACGACGTGCGAGCCTTCTGCCGGCTTGGTTGCGCGGCTCCGGCGGTTATGCCTTGAGTCTGGCATGGTCGTTGCTGAGCTTCGCTCCGGCAGAGATGACTGTGTCATCCGCCGAAGACGGCGCCGCTTTGGTAGAGCGCGTTTCGGAGTTAGGTTATCTGGTGGCCTTCGCCAATGCGCCTGCATACGGCCACGGAATGCGCATTGCCCCCCACGCCAGCATGGAAGACGGCCGGTTGGACATTTGTTTTGTGCGTGGAACGAGCAAGCTCCGCCTCATGAAACTGTTTCCTCGCGTTTATTGGGGCAATCATCTGCGGCTTCGCGAGATCGAATATTTCCAGACTGAACGGGCGCGGATTGAGAGCAAGGTTCCTCTGGAAGTCCACGCTGACGGCGAGTTCGTCTCGGGCACGCCCATTGAGGTCAGCGTCGTGCCAAGGGCGTTGCCGGTGATCGGATAAGGAACGGATCGGCGCGACCTCACGGATGGCGATGCTCTTCTTTTGCCAGCACTTAGTGTTAAACTACGGGCTTCCTTATGGGGGACGTTCCGCAAACACCGCAAGCTCCACCGCCGGCGACTCCACCAAGCCAATCTCCTATCTATCAATCTTCGCCAGTTCCGGGAGGATACGAGCAGAAGCCTCCACGGCGCTCGCGCACCTGGTTGTGGATTGTGATTGGCGGCGCCGCCTTTTTCCTCTTCGTTTTGGCGGTATTTGGCGTGGTGTACGTGACCATGCGCAGTGGCACTTCTCAGGCCACCACCTTTAGCGGTTTCGGAGACAAGATTGGGGTGGTGGACCTGGAGGGTGTGATTGTCACCCCAGAAATCGTAGTCCGGCAGCTCAAGCAGTTCGGCGACGACAGTTCG
The Terriglobales bacterium DNA segment above includes these coding regions:
- the hfq gene encoding RNA chaperone Hfq yields the protein MENKPAQNIQDSFLNTARKDKIPITIYLLSGVKLAGRIRSFDKYSVVLETGNQEQLIFKHAISTVVMAKSHADGRLERPERAAEAKPAHNAPVAPALNSSGTEG
- the tyrS gene encoding tyrosine--tRNA ligase, whose translation is MPQNFPEIDEQLTYIKKGAAEIIREAELREKLVKSRTMGQPLRVKAGFDPTAPDLHLGHTVLLRKLKHFQDLGHTVIFLIGDFTGMIGDPTGRSATRPPLSRAEIDKNAETYKKQVFRILDEEKTEVRFNSEWFNKFRAEDFVRLASHYTVSQLLEREDFHKRFQEEKPIAMHELLYALAQGYDSVALKADVELGGTDQKFNLLVGREIQRAYGQPSQVVLTTPILEGLDGVQKMSKSLGNAIGIKEPPLEMYGKIMSISDDMMWRYYELLTDVSSAEIAKMRQQVATNQAHPMKLKQELAFRIVADFHSADAAKRAAEDWSKQFQKDEVPEHVEQVKINFSDIAAGTENAGAIKLDKLLARSGLADSISDGLRKIKQKAVRVNGEVKSEPILRVQVPTELTLRVGRTMRRVSIS
- a CDS encoding diacylglycerol kinase family protein — protein: MIRASAILGPGAKKSDLAQFRGPEIQFTDELKQADAVVVLGGDGTVHRHLPVLVEAQRPVLVVPHGSGNDFARALGIGSPRQALAVWSAFQGNKARVRRVDLGQIRSADDKLTYFCCAGGAGIDAQAARRASLLPAWLRGSGGYALSLAWSLLSFAPAEMTVSSAEDGAALVERVSELGYLVAFANAPAYGHGMRIAPHASMEDGRLDICFVRGTSKLRLMKLFPRVYWGNHLRLREIEYFQTERARIESKVPLEVHADGEFVSGTPIEVSVVPRALPVIG